From Paraflavitalea devenefica, the proteins below share one genomic window:
- a CDS encoding beta-N-acetylhexosaminidase — protein sequence MRTGWLLILLLPVVLYAQDAVEKAPALIPMPVSIKSTGHSFTTNAATVIYCPDTALHRTAGLLGLYLSSYKQSCRLVAAKPAANYISLYIDSAAIPQSEGYTLQVNKDHIALAAHDIAGLIHGIQSLRQLWQTTAKNTLTIPGYAITDYPGFAYRGMALDVSRHFFPVAFIKQYIDLLSLYKFNTFHWHLTDDQGWRIEIKRYPRLQSVAAWRAQTLIGHKKETPHRFDGKPYGGYYTQEEIKEVVQYAAQRGITIIPEIEMPGHALAALSAWPALGCTGGPYATATFWGVFEEVFCAGNDSTFVFLQNVLDEVLSLFPSRYIHIGGDECPKTRWKACAKCQQRMQALSLKDEHDLQSYFIQRIEKYLNSKGRDIIGWDEILEGGLAPNATVMSWRGEEGGITAAQQKHRVIMTPESYLYFDYYQSRQAAEPVAAGNYTPLNKVYNYQPAGTLPDTLLSYIAGVEGQAWSEYYTNEQQATYMIFPRAMALAELAWTPAAMRNYDQFLQRLRGQSALLRQLQVTYYTNFDEVVGMRVRPLKGTVELSLYTPYPDAAIYYTTDNSIPSPKGVLRTGRSPVYKGPVVMNKSGILKALAFDKRGQPLGRIFQQAVTVHKGIGASVTVAHQPLERWNPGTAVLVNGVAGSARYNDGQWLGFSGDDLEAVIDLGTTQPIQSLQMNLLNYHWQRIWAPVVLNIEVSEDGIQYRKLFTQRNFPVNGINTVRAIVKGVKARYIKVTGINKGIIPAGEYGAGSKALLMIDEIIIN from the coding sequence ATGAGAACAGGGTGGTTATTGATATTACTGCTGCCGGTTGTGCTGTATGCACAGGATGCTGTTGAAAAGGCGCCTGCGCTCATTCCCATGCCTGTATCCATCAAAAGCACCGGGCATTCCTTTACGACTAACGCTGCTACTGTTATTTATTGTCCTGATACAGCGCTTCACAGAACGGCTGGGTTGCTTGGTCTGTATCTTTCATCCTATAAGCAATCATGCAGGTTGGTCGCTGCAAAACCTGCCGCCAATTATATTTCCTTATACATAGACTCCGCAGCCATTCCGCAAAGTGAAGGCTATACATTGCAGGTCAACAAAGACCATATCGCATTGGCCGCCCATGACATCGCCGGCCTCATCCATGGCATCCAGTCCCTGCGGCAACTGTGGCAAACCACTGCAAAGAACACATTAACCATTCCGGGCTATGCCATTACCGATTATCCCGGCTTTGCTTACCGCGGTATGGCATTGGATGTGAGTCGCCATTTCTTCCCGGTTGCTTTTATCAAACAATACATCGACTTATTATCATTATATAAGTTCAACACATTTCACTGGCATCTTACCGATGACCAGGGCTGGCGTATAGAAATAAAGCGATACCCCAGGCTGCAGTCCGTTGCAGCCTGGCGTGCGCAGACATTGATCGGACATAAGAAGGAAACACCCCACCGGTTTGATGGTAAGCCTTATGGTGGCTATTACACCCAGGAGGAAATAAAAGAAGTGGTGCAGTATGCTGCACAGCGAGGTATTACCATCATCCCGGAAATTGAAATGCCGGGGCATGCACTGGCTGCCCTGTCGGCCTGGCCTGCACTCGGCTGCACAGGCGGCCCCTATGCAACAGCTACTTTCTGGGGCGTATTTGAGGAGGTGTTCTGTGCCGGTAACGACAGCACATTTGTTTTTTTACAGAACGTGCTTGATGAAGTACTGTCACTTTTCCCTTCCCGCTATATTCATATAGGTGGGGATGAATGTCCTAAAACAAGGTGGAAAGCCTGTGCCAAATGCCAGCAACGCATGCAGGCGTTATCCTTGAAAGATGAACATGACCTGCAATCTTATTTCATACAGCGGATAGAAAAATACCTCAACAGCAAAGGCCGTGACATCATTGGCTGGGATGAGATACTGGAAGGCGGACTGGCACCCAATGCCACCGTCATGAGCTGGCGCGGTGAAGAAGGCGGCATCACGGCCGCACAACAAAAGCACCGGGTGATCATGACACCGGAGAGCTATCTCTACTTTGATTATTACCAGTCGCGCCAGGCAGCAGAGCCGGTGGCGGCTGGTAACTATACACCCTTGAACAAAGTATACAATTATCAACCTGCCGGTACGCTGCCCGATACCTTATTATCTTACATCGCAGGTGTGGAAGGGCAGGCCTGGAGTGAATATTATACGAATGAGCAGCAGGCAACTTATATGATCTTTCCCCGGGCGATGGCCCTGGCCGAGCTGGCATGGACGCCTGCGGCTATGCGCAATTATGATCAATTCCTGCAGCGCTTGCGGGGGCAGTCAGCTTTACTGCGACAATTGCAGGTAACGTATTACACCAATTTTGATGAAGTGGTAGGTATGAGGGTCAGGCCGCTGAAGGGGACGGTTGAATTGTCGCTATATACCCCTTACCCGGACGCGGCCATTTATTATACTACCGATAACAGCATACCTTCTCCCAAAGGAGTCCTTCGGACCGGGCGAAGTCCTGTATACAAAGGACCGGTGGTGATGAACAAGAGCGGAATACTCAAAGCCCTTGCTTTCGATAAGCGCGGGCAACCGCTGGGGCGAATATTTCAACAGGCGGTTACGGTTCATAAAGGGATCGGCGCCAGCGTAACGGTGGCACATCAACCCCTGGAAAGATGGAATCCCGGTACGGCTGTGCTGGTCAATGGCGTTGCCGGTAGTGCCCGCTACAATGACGGGCAATGGCTGGGTTTCAGTGGCGATGACCTGGAGGCGGTGATTGATCTCGGTACAACTCAACCCATTCAGTCCCTGCAAATGAATTTACTCAATTACCACTGGCAAAGGATATGGGCGCCCGTGGTATTGAATATCGAAGTGTCGGAGGATGGGATACAATACAGGAAGCTATTTACGCAACGTAATTTCCCGGTCAATGGTATCAATACCGTGCGGGCAATAGTCAAAGGAGTTAAAGCAAGGTATATAAAGGTAACAGGCATTAACAAAGGCATCATCCCCGCAGGGGAGTATGGCGCCGGCAGCAAGGCCTTGCTGATGATTGATGAGATCATAATTAACTGA
- a CDS encoding gluconate:H+ symporter, whose protein sequence is MSFIIVIGCIIILILLTTWGRLNTFLAFLLVSVLAGILLQLPLNKVMTAVQQGMGDTLGSLVIIIVLGAMLGKLVAESGAAQRIAAALMKAYGPRYVQWALMLTGFIIGIPLYYGVGFVLMVPLIFSVVYEFKLPAVYVGLPMLAALSVTHGFLPPHPSPVALVGQLKANMGLTLLYGLIVAVPAIIIAGPLFSQLLKKVSSTPLQTFRPKPIDPAKLPGITMSVVIALLPVFLLMITTALPYVFVNSSPAAKAAFSFAGEPAIVMLVAVIVATFTLGTGTGRSMKAVMELYAESVKDIAMILLIIAGAGALKQVLSDSGVSGDIAAALQTWPLHPLVLGWLMAAIIRVCIGSATIAGLTTAGIVAPLVTQTRVDPNLMVLSVGAGSLMFSHVNDAGFWMFKEYFNLSIKNTLKTWSVMETIVSVAGLIGVLILSLWI, encoded by the coding sequence ATGTCTTTTATCATCGTAATAGGATGTATCATCATACTCATCCTGCTCACTACCTGGGGCAGGCTCAATACCTTCCTGGCATTCCTGTTGGTGTCTGTGCTGGCGGGCATCCTCTTACAGTTGCCATTGAATAAGGTCATGACGGCTGTACAGCAGGGCATGGGCGATACACTCGGTTCGCTGGTCATCATCATTGTACTGGGTGCTATGCTGGGCAAACTGGTGGCGGAAAGCGGTGCCGCACAACGGATAGCGGCGGCGCTCATGAAGGCTTATGGTCCCCGTTATGTGCAATGGGCATTAATGCTCACCGGTTTTATTATTGGCATCCCGCTTTACTACGGCGTGGGCTTTGTACTCATGGTGCCGCTCATCTTCTCGGTCGTGTATGAATTCAAATTGCCGGCAGTGTATGTAGGCTTGCCCATGCTGGCAGCCTTGTCGGTCACGCATGGATTCCTGCCGCCGCATCCCTCGCCGGTAGCACTGGTAGGTCAGCTAAAGGCCAATATGGGACTTACTTTGTTATATGGCCTTATCGTGGCTGTCCCGGCTATTATCATTGCCGGCCCTTTGTTCTCCCAGCTCCTGAAAAAGGTATCGTCCACGCCTTTGCAGACCTTCCGGCCAAAACCTATTGATCCGGCCAAACTACCGGGCATCACTATGAGTGTTGTCATTGCGTTGTTGCCGGTATTTTTGTTGATGATCACGACTGCATTGCCCTATGTTTTTGTCAATAGTTCACCGGCAGCGAAAGCCGCATTTTCCTTTGCCGGGGAACCTGCCATCGTGATGCTGGTGGCGGTCATCGTGGCTACCTTTACATTGGGAACAGGCACCGGGCGGTCCATGAAAGCAGTGATGGAACTGTATGCTGAGTCGGTGAAAGACATAGCAATGATCCTGCTCATCATTGCAGGTGCGGGCGCCCTGAAACAGGTGCTGTCAGATAGTGGCGTAAGCGGGGATATTGCTGCTGCTTTGCAAACATGGCCTCTGCATCCGCTGGTGTTGGGATGGCTCATGGCGGCCATCATACGGGTATGTATAGGCTCGGCTACCATTGCCGGGTTAACCACGGCGGGCATTGTTGCTCCGCTGGTAACGCAAACCAGGGTAGACCCCAACCTGATGGTATTATCGGTAGGCGCAGGCAGTCTGATGTTCTCGCATGTGAATGATGCCGGGTTCTGGATGTTCAAAGAATACTTTAACCTCAGTATAAAGAACACGCTTAAAACCTGGTCGGTAATGGAAACGATCGTTTCTGTGGCCGGACTGATCGGAGTATTGATATTAAGTTTATGGATATAA
- a CDS encoding RidA family protein — translation MKNMTIKSAEEQFAQLGLSLPPAPAPLGVYKPFLIDGKYLYISGHGPVLNNRTLITGRIGKDLDMEQGKLAARQVGLTILSTIRTHVGDLDSVKRVIKILGMVNCTPDFERHPYIINGCSELFAAIWGEENGIGVRSAVGFGSLPDNIPVEIEAMFELH, via the coding sequence ATGAAGAACATGACAATCAAAAGCGCAGAAGAACAGTTTGCACAGTTAGGGTTAAGCTTACCTCCGGCCCCTGCACCATTGGGTGTATACAAACCTTTTTTAATTGATGGAAAGTACCTGTATATCTCAGGTCATGGCCCGGTACTCAACAACAGAACGCTGATTACCGGGCGTATCGGTAAAGACCTGGATATGGAACAAGGGAAGCTGGCTGCCCGGCAGGTAGGGCTCACCATTCTTTCCACCATCCGTACGCATGTAGGCGATCTGGACAGCGTGAAGCGGGTGATCAAGATATTGGGCATGGTGAATTGTACGCCCGATTTCGAACGGCATCCCTATATCATCAACGGGTGCAGTGAATTGTTTGCCGCTATCTGGGGCGAAGAAAATGGGATAGGGGTACGCAGTGCAGTAGGCTTTGGCTCCCTGCCGGATAACATTCCTGTTGAGATTGAAGCAATGTTTGAGTTACATTAA
- a CDS encoding D-TA family PLP-dependent enzyme — MERSTTAWYTISNIAGIDSPALVLYYERIKENIRLLKQLSGNISLLRPHVKTNKIAEVCRLMLEEGITKFKCATIAEAEMLAQVQAPDVLLAYQPVGPKAQRLAALITTYPGTHFSCLVDNKVAAASLSQVAVAHQIAIDILLDLNVGMNRTGIPPGKEALDLFEYCLALPGINPAGLHAYDGHIKETVPVKRQLQSDNAFAGVQALAATIQEQWGITPVIVAGGSPTFPTHLHRAGVECSPGTFVFWDRGYKEQLPEQPFDYAALVITRVISIIDEHTICTDLGHKSVAAENPFPRVYFLNAPEATSVGQSEEHLVLKVPDAAVYAIGEVLYGVPMHICPTVALYERAIVIKDHEAIEEWKVVARDRKITI; from the coding sequence ATGGAAAGATCAACAACAGCCTGGTACACCATCAGCAACATCGCAGGTATTGATTCCCCTGCATTGGTGTTGTACTATGAAAGGATAAAGGAAAACATCCGTTTGCTGAAACAATTGTCGGGCAATATATCCCTGCTGCGCCCGCATGTGAAAACAAACAAGATAGCAGAAGTATGCCGGCTGATGCTGGAAGAAGGCATTACCAAATTCAAATGCGCCACCATTGCAGAAGCAGAGATGCTGGCACAGGTGCAGGCGCCGGATGTATTGCTGGCCTACCAGCCGGTGGGGCCTAAGGCGCAGCGCCTGGCTGCCTTGATCACCACCTATCCCGGCACGCATTTCTCCTGCCTGGTGGATAACAAGGTAGCTGCTGCCAGCTTATCGCAGGTAGCCGTTGCCCATCAGATAGCAATAGATATTTTGCTCGACCTGAATGTAGGCATGAACCGTACAGGCATTCCACCGGGAAAGGAGGCGCTGGACTTGTTTGAGTACTGCCTGGCTTTGCCCGGCATCAACCCGGCAGGACTGCATGCTTATGATGGGCACATCAAAGAAACAGTCCCGGTAAAAAGACAGTTACAAAGTGACAATGCGTTTGCCGGCGTACAGGCATTGGCAGCCACCATACAGGAGCAGTGGGGAATCACCCCCGTCATTGTGGCGGGGGGATCACCCACCTTTCCCACGCACCTGCACCGGGCAGGCGTGGAATGCAGTCCCGGCACCTTTGTATTCTGGGACAGGGGCTACAAGGAGCAGTTGCCGGAGCAGCCTTTTGATTATGCAGCGCTGGTGATCACGCGGGTGATCTCCATCATTGATGAGCATACCATCTGCACCGATCTTGGTCACAAATCAGTAGCCGCGGAAAATCCGTTTCCACGGGTGTACTTCCTCAATGCTCCCGAAGCAACATCAGTAGGGCAAAGTGAAGAACACCTGGTGTTGAAAGTGCCCGATGCGGCTGTTTATGCCATTGGTGAGGTGTTGTATGGCGTGCCCATGCATATCTGCCCTACGGTAGCCTTGTATGAAAGGGCCATTGTGATCAAAGACCATGAGGCCATCGAAGAATGGAAAGTGGTAGCCCGTGACAGGAAGATAACTATATAA
- a CDS encoding dipeptidase has translation MFTIDAHLDLSMNAMEWNRDLRQPVMAIREREEGLTDKPDRAKGTVAFPELRKGNIGLVVATQIARYVAPGNSLPGWHSPEQAWAQTQAQVAWYKAMEAAGEMVMINNAAALEQHLSLWMNGEPNEQKPIGYILSLEGADSLVTPQHLETAYQYGLRAVGPAHYGPGRYANGTDATGRLNEQGKLLLKEMDRLNIILDATHLCDDAFWDAMDIFQGPVWASHNNCRALVNHNRQFSDEQLKVLIERGAVIGGALDAWMMVPNWVRQQSMPETMQCNLEKLIDHLDHICQLAGNTLHIGIGTDLDGAFGKEQCPYDLETIADLQKIPHLLSQRGYAAADIENIMHGNWLRFLRKAWKSL, from the coding sequence ATGTTCACCATAGACGCCCACTTAGACCTCAGCATGAATGCCATGGAATGGAACCGCGACCTGCGGCAGCCTGTGATGGCTATTCGTGAGCGGGAAGAAGGACTTACCGATAAACCCGACAGGGCAAAGGGTACTGTTGCATTCCCCGAACTGCGCAAGGGCAATATCGGATTGGTAGTAGCTACCCAGATCGCCCGTTATGTAGCGCCCGGCAACTCCTTGCCCGGCTGGCATTCACCCGAACAGGCATGGGCGCAAACACAGGCGCAAGTGGCCTGGTACAAAGCCATGGAAGCTGCCGGGGAAATGGTCATGATCAACAATGCAGCAGCATTGGAGCAGCATCTCTCCTTATGGATGAATGGAGAACCTAATGAGCAAAAGCCCATCGGGTATATCCTCAGCCTGGAAGGCGCCGATTCACTGGTTACGCCGCAACATCTCGAAACAGCTTACCAATATGGTTTGCGGGCAGTGGGGCCTGCGCATTATGGACCGGGCCGGTATGCCAATGGTACCGATGCTACGGGACGATTGAATGAGCAGGGAAAGCTATTATTGAAAGAGATGGATCGCCTGAACATTATACTGGATGCCACACACCTCTGTGATGATGCTTTTTGGGACGCGATGGATATTTTCCAGGGTCCTGTATGGGCCAGTCATAATAACTGTCGCGCATTGGTCAATCACAACCGCCAGTTCAGCGATGAGCAGCTAAAAGTATTGATTGAAAGAGGGGCAGTGATTGGTGGTGCGCTGGATGCCTGGATGATGGTACCCAACTGGGTGCGGCAACAATCCATGCCGGAAACCATGCAATGTAACCTTGAAAAACTCATTGATCACCTGGACCATATTTGCCAGTTGGCTGGTAATACGCTGCACATAGGTATCGGTACCGACCTGGATGGGGCTTTTGGCAAAGAGCAATGCCCTTATGACCTCGAAACCATTGCCGACCTGCAAAAGATACCCCACTTACTTTCCCAACGTGGCTATGCTGCTGCCGATATCGAAAACATCATGCATGGCAACTGGCTGCGCTTCCTGCGTAAAGCTTGGAAGTCCCTTTAG